In Gimesia benthica, a single window of DNA contains:
- a CDS encoding DUF485 domain-containing protein, whose protein sequence is MAGFDHGPNEPGEQENHETISRNTRLGLILFTVYLLLYGGFVFLNTFSPAKMEVVVFAGLNLAIVYGFTLIIAAFVLAIIYGWMCRNDVASSGSSNQEDA, encoded by the coding sequence ATGGCAGGTTTTGATCACGGCCCGAATGAGCCGGGAGAACAGGAAAACCACGAGACGATCTCTCGTAATACGCGACTGGGCTTAATCCTGTTCACCGTTTATCTGTTGCTGTATGGCGGTTTCGTATTTCTGAATACGTTCTCACCAGCCAAAATGGAAGTTGTGGTCTTCGCCGGACTCAACCTGGCCATCGTCTACGGCTTCACGCTGATCATCGCCGCCTTTGTGCTCGCCATCATCTATGGCTGGATGTGCCGCAATGATGTTGCCTCCTCTGGTTCCAGCAATCAGGAGGACGCATAA
- a CDS encoding ComEA family DNA-binding protein, whose translation MENQTPDESTPQTFLGLHRSDQYFLGVLLIVILCLSLLHLARLSRWGTEPLEIEKQTPLPYDYQLDINQATWVEFAQLKQIGPVLARRIVDYREVHGPFRSIDDLLQVKGIGPKKLAANRKHFLPLPPGVNP comes from the coding sequence ATGGAAAACCAGACACCGGATGAATCAACTCCGCAGACCTTTCTGGGTCTGCACCGGAGCGATCAGTACTTTTTAGGTGTACTGCTGATTGTGATTCTCTGCCTGTCACTCCTGCATCTGGCGCGACTGTCCCGCTGGGGAACTGAGCCACTCGAAATTGAGAAACAGACACCGCTGCCTTACGATTATCAGCTCGATATCAATCAGGCAACCTGGGTGGAATTTGCCCAGCTCAAGCAGATCGGACCCGTTTTAGCCAGGCGCATTGTTGACTATCGCGAGGTACACGGCCCTTTTCGCTCAATTGATGATCTGCTGCAGGTCAAAGGTATTGGCCCCAAAAAACTGGCAGCGAATCGAAAACATTTTCTGCCCCTTCCCCCAGGCGTCAATCCCTGA